A window of Flavobacterium flavigenum contains these coding sequences:
- a CDS encoding glycosyltransferase family 4 protein: MEEFKKRILLIGPIGDFGGRELESGFIASVLCQNNDVSICTTGKLTPKSQVFEFNKNQKVFSLKDLVYKKFKSLRVLAFISYLKNKKKENQSYYVNNLWAKKYFDYDKKIKCILTEIIEDYDLIFINAQLSSNYVKYIIEKSKKLNKKLVFRTTGTIQKDQNFSFLNHVDLFIHHSENNANKLEIDKHNYTIIDQCAFNEDKLLKISLMDSKVNYFLVIGRLEKEKNIENVIQSFLNVKSTGDILYIVGEGAELNNLIAIANKDSSIIFSGFIPNNNLQEYFAKVDCVIISSTEESGPLTGIESMAAGRLLISTKVGAMPERLNGISVLWFDNSVKSLSQQMLKIKKLNNQETFDISNKIRNRYLQEYSKDIIALKYQHAINKLFNANRV; the protein is encoded by the coding sequence ATGGAAGAGTTTAAGAAAAGAATCTTACTTATTGGTCCGATTGGGGACTTTGGAGGAAGAGAACTCGAAAGTGGTTTCATTGCTTCCGTCTTATGCCAAAATAATGACGTATCAATTTGTACAACAGGTAAGTTAACCCCAAAATCTCAAGTTTTTGAATTTAATAAAAACCAAAAAGTATTTTCTTTAAAAGATTTAGTTTATAAAAAATTTAAATCACTCAGGGTTTTAGCATTTATAAGTTATTTAAAGAATAAAAAAAAGGAAAATCAAAGCTATTATGTTAATAATTTGTGGGCTAAAAAATATTTTGATTATGATAAAAAAATCAAGTGCATACTAACTGAAATAATTGAGGATTATGATTTAATTTTTATCAATGCTCAATTATCATCTAACTATGTAAAATATATTATAGAAAAAAGTAAAAAGTTAAACAAAAAGCTTGTTTTTAGAACTACAGGAACGATACAAAAGGATCAAAATTTTAGTTTTTTAAATCATGTAGATTTATTTATTCATCATTCAGAAAATAACGCAAACAAATTAGAAATAGACAAGCATAATTACACAATTATTGACCAATGTGCTTTTAATGAAGATAAACTGTTGAAGATTTCTTTAATGGATTCAAAAGTTAATTATTTTTTAGTTATAGGAAGATTAGAGAAGGAAAAAAATATTGAAAATGTTATACAATCTTTTTTAAATGTAAAATCTACAGGAGATATTCTGTATATTGTTGGTGAAGGTGCTGAGTTGAATAATTTGATTGCAATTGCAAATAAAGATAGTTCAATTATTTTTTCAGGGTTTATTCCTAATAATAATCTTCAGGAATATTTCGCAAAGGTCGATTGTGTTATTATTTCATCGACAGAAGAATCTGGACCATTAACAGGAATTGAGTCAATGGCTGCTGGAAGGTTATTGATATCAACAAAAGTTGGAGCCATGCCTGAAAGATTAAATGGTATTTCAGTTTTATGGTTCGATAATTCTGTAAAGAGTTTATCTCAACAAATGCTAAAAATCAAAAAATTAAATAATCAAGAAACATTTGATATATCAAATAAAATCAGAAATAGATATTTGCAAGAATATTCAAAAGATATAATTGCTCTAAAATATCAACATGCAATAAATAAATTATTCAATGCGAATAGGGTATAA
- a CDS encoding glycosyltransferase family 2 protein — translation MNSQLVTIIIPTYNRGHLLGETLDSIVNQTYENWECIIVDDGSDDNTEETVNGYLHKDKRFRYYQRPVNLPKGGNSCRNYGFELSKGAYIKWFDSDDIMYCNFLDKQVDIMQTNPNLDFCACQWEYFQDNLSTVKNYINLKPSHHTIYSYFLDSHVFITQSPLWKKQFLKGKELFDLKLFRGQEADFHFRMLTYSPKYLLHEDFLYKVRRGHDSIESLSNNKKAQLSVLRYFLKAFKILRRMKFERKKELLRYLIFRITRQMFIVILEEKNFFKRLRYLIYYKNIFQYNCYIKFKHIIKLKLGLFFLIFFKVGDNLMNLKCYDYRAR, via the coding sequence ATGAATAGTCAATTAGTAACTATTATTATTCCCACCTACAATCGTGGTCATTTATTAGGTGAAACACTGGATAGTATTGTAAATCAGACTTACGAAAATTGGGAATGTATAATTGTAGATGATGGTTCAGATGACAATACGGAAGAAACCGTAAACGGTTATCTGCACAAGGATAAACGCTTTCGTTATTATCAACGGCCTGTTAATCTCCCAAAAGGAGGAAATAGTTGCCGCAATTACGGATTCGAGCTCAGCAAAGGAGCATATATAAAATGGTTTGATAGTGATGATATTATGTATTGTAATTTCTTAGATAAACAAGTAGATATAATGCAAACTAATCCTAATCTTGATTTTTGTGCTTGTCAATGGGAATATTTTCAAGATAATTTAAGTACCGTAAAAAATTATATTAACTTAAAACCAAGTCATCATACAATATATTCTTATTTTTTAGATAGCCATGTTTTTATAACACAATCTCCTCTATGGAAAAAACAATTTTTAAAGGGTAAAGAATTGTTTGATTTAAAATTGTTCAGAGGTCAGGAAGCTGACTTTCATTTTAGAATGCTCACATACTCACCTAAATATTTACTTCATGAAGATTTTTTATATAAGGTAAGAAGAGGACACGACAGTATTGAGAGTTTATCTAACAATAAGAAAGCACAATTGTCAGTATTGCGTTATTTCCTTAAAGCTTTTAAAATTCTAAGAAGAATGAAATTTGAACGGAAAAAAGAACTTTTGAGATATTTAATTTTCAGGATTACGAGACAAATGTTTATAGTTATTTTAGAAGAAAAAAACTTTTTCAAAAGATTAAGGTACCTTATTTATTATAAAAATATATTTCAATATAATTGTTACATTAAATTTAAGCATATTATTAAATTAAAATTAGGATTGTTTTTTTTAATTTTTTTTAAGGTTGGAGATAATTTAATGAATCTGAAATGTTATGATTATAGAGCCAGATAA
- a CDS encoding glycosyltransferase, with product MRVLFWVNSFPVVSETFIRNQIVDLIKEGIEVQIFCTLKNKHNQAIEGFEEYDLLNKTLDFSDILPKTKIRKIKYALRILADSLFTENFKYYTNFIRLLIKEKKYTFSSIFILHYILKTKIDIVHCHFGPVGNKAVFLKKIQLPIKLICTFHGYDIRLGIQKRNFYKDLLKYADSVISISNYNTKMLLSFGFKQEKIKELNNGVEVISGVGKRNNRDRQINILSVGRLVDEKGYDLALNSISNFHKKNSEICFHYDIIGGGILEEKLKNLCNDLKLDKIVTFHLSQNSEYVKSKMREADLFLLTSRNEAIPTVILEAQSYSLPVIATNVGAVKDLVINDFTGFLCDITEKDIEKCLKKMFDNRDRWDMYGLNASKNIILNYNRIALVQKLISIYKTI from the coding sequence ATGAGAGTTTTATTTTGGGTAAATTCTTTCCCGGTCGTTTCAGAAACTTTTATTAGAAATCAAATCGTTGATCTGATAAAAGAAGGAATAGAAGTGCAAATTTTCTGCACTTTAAAAAACAAGCATAACCAAGCAATCGAAGGATTTGAAGAATACGATTTATTAAATAAAACTTTGGATTTTTCGGATATATTACCGAAGACCAAAATTAGAAAAATAAAATATGCATTAAGAATTTTAGCAGATAGCTTATTTACTGAAAATTTCAAATATTACACTAATTTTATCAGACTTCTAATAAAAGAAAAAAAATACACGTTTAGTTCTATTTTTATATTACATTATATTTTAAAAACAAAAATAGATATTGTTCACTGTCATTTTGGACCGGTGGGTAACAAGGCCGTATTTCTAAAAAAAATTCAATTACCAATAAAATTGATATGTACTTTTCACGGATACGATATCCGGTTAGGTATACAAAAAAGAAACTTTTATAAAGATTTATTGAAATATGCAGATTCAGTTATTTCAATTTCTAATTATAATACTAAAATGCTGCTCTCTTTTGGTTTTAAGCAGGAAAAAATTAAAGAACTTAATAATGGTGTTGAGGTAATAAGCGGAGTAGGAAAAAGAAATAACAGGGATAGACAGATAAATATTTTGTCAGTTGGAAGATTAGTTGATGAAAAAGGCTACGATTTAGCTTTGAATTCGATTTCAAATTTTCATAAAAAAAATTCAGAAATATGTTTTCATTATGATATAATAGGAGGCGGTATTCTCGAAGAAAAGCTTAAAAATCTATGTAATGATTTAAAACTTGATAAAATTGTGACATTTCATTTGTCTCAAAATTCAGAATATGTAAAAAGTAAAATGCGTGAAGCAGATTTATTTCTTCTTACGAGCAGAAACGAGGCTATTCCTACCGTTATTTTAGAAGCCCAATCTTATTCACTTCCAGTCATAGCAACTAACGTAGGGGCTGTTAAGGATTTAGTGATTAATGACTTTACCGGTTTTTTGTGTGATATAACAGAAAAAGATATAGAAAAATGTTTAAAAAAAATGTTTGATAATAGGGACAGGTGGGATATGTATGGCTTAAATGCCAGTAAAAATATTATACTCAATTATAACAGAATAGCACTTGTACAGAAATTAATTAGTATATATAAAACGATATGA
- a CDS encoding class I SAM-dependent methyltransferase: MKKCILCRSEKVKVSERIKSELLKNIYYDTLNIDISKELKNENEIKLYHCKNCNLDFFDPKFAGEASFYEELQLKRKIYYSSGRKEFDIAAQFISKKDSVLEIGSGSGFFAQKISVDNYVGLEFNDEAIKKAAENQIKLVKQSIENYAAENEEKFDIVCSFHVLEHVQDPHEFLKASISKMNPKGKLILAVPCNDSVLTSNHNHVLNVPPHHITRWNLTSLQKIITVFDLKIVDFKVISIPDVISKKQYVKAALLKKVLNVLYPKNKIAINPEKLNQVKKWTDFLVTKLRLYKMYNQKNFIGENVIFVFEKK, translated from the coding sequence ATGAAAAAATGTATTTTATGCCGATCTGAAAAAGTTAAAGTTTCGGAAAGGATTAAATCTGAATTATTAAAAAATATTTATTACGATACATTAAATATTGATATTTCTAAAGAGCTTAAAAATGAAAATGAAATAAAACTATATCATTGCAAAAATTGCAATTTAGATTTTTTTGATCCGAAATTCGCGGGTGAAGCCTCTTTTTACGAAGAATTACAATTAAAAAGGAAAATCTACTATAGCAGTGGCAGAAAAGAATTTGACATAGCAGCACAATTTATAAGTAAAAAAGACTCAGTTTTAGAAATCGGATCAGGTTCAGGTTTTTTTGCTCAGAAAATTAGTGTTGATAATTATGTTGGTTTAGAATTTAATGATGAAGCAATTAAAAAAGCAGCTGAAAATCAAATTAAATTAGTGAAGCAAAGTATTGAAAATTATGCCGCTGAAAATGAAGAAAAATTTGATATTGTATGCTCATTTCATGTTTTGGAACATGTTCAGGATCCGCATGAGTTCTTAAAAGCTTCAATAAGTAAAATGAATCCTAAAGGTAAGCTTATATTGGCGGTACCTTGTAATGACTCTGTCTTAACAAGTAATCATAACCATGTACTTAATGTCCCTCCCCACCATATCACGAGATGGAATTTAACGTCTCTTCAAAAAATAATTACTGTCTTTGATTTGAAAATAGTCGATTTTAAAGTCATTTCTATTCCTGATGTAATTAGCAAAAAACAGTATGTCAAAGCAGCATTATTAAAAAAAGTTTTGAATGTTTTATATCCAAAAAATAAAATTGCTATCAATCCTGAAAAATTAAATCAGGTAAAAAAATGGACAGATTTTTTAGTTACGAAACTAAGATTGTACAAAATGTATAATCAAAAGAATTTTATTGGTGAAAACGTAATATTTGTTTTTGAAAAGAAATAA
- a CDS encoding ABC transporter ATP-binding protein → MKDIILKAENISKQYRLGQVGTGTLSHDLNRWWHQIRGKENPYLKIGDTNDRSTKGTSDYVWALQDINFEVERGEVLGIIGKNGAGKSTLLKILSKVTAPTTGSIKSRGRIASLLEVGTGFNVEMTGRENIFLNGAILGMTKKEITSKLDEIIEFSGCQRYIDTPVKRYSSGMTVRLAFAVAAFLEPEILVVDEVLAVGDAEFQKKAIGKMQDISKGEGRTVLFVSHDLAAIKALCPKTILLNNGRVQLIASTDHVIEEYFKSNAISDSVIEKKRAKIITDIIIPEKSEILSGEIFKFSVHFDNKGLEYASLGYLIKNDRGNAVMAANMHQYGESLKIDNGQNKIEVSIEKLPLAPGQYSLSLYLSNGAYDLDIIEDVVLFNVFWNNDDVIVPKKNWGSAFAKTEWIY, encoded by the coding sequence ATGAAAGACATTATATTAAAAGCCGAAAACATATCTAAACAATATCGTTTAGGACAGGTTGGTACAGGGACTTTGAGTCATGACCTGAATCGTTGGTGGCATCAAATACGGGGTAAAGAAAATCCATATTTGAAAATAGGTGATACCAATGACCGGTCTACAAAAGGTACTTCAGATTATGTGTGGGCATTACAGGATATAAATTTTGAAGTAGAACGAGGTGAAGTTCTCGGAATTATCGGTAAAAACGGAGCAGGAAAGTCGACACTCTTAAAAATTTTATCTAAGGTTACAGCTCCCACTACTGGAAGTATCAAATCTCGTGGCCGTATCGCTTCACTTTTAGAAGTTGGCACAGGATTTAATGTTGAAATGACGGGGCGTGAAAACATCTTCTTAAACGGAGCCATTTTAGGAATGACTAAAAAAGAAATTACTTCCAAACTTGATGAAATTATTGAGTTTTCAGGATGTCAACGCTATATTGATACTCCTGTAAAAAGATACAGCTCAGGAATGACTGTTCGCCTTGCATTTGCAGTTGCTGCGTTTTTAGAACCTGAAATTCTGGTAGTCGATGAGGTTTTAGCTGTTGGTGATGCGGAATTTCAGAAAAAAGCCATTGGTAAAATGCAGGACATTTCAAAAGGTGAAGGGAGAACAGTTTTATTTGTGAGCCATGATTTAGCAGCTATTAAAGCATTGTGTCCTAAAACAATTTTGTTGAATAATGGCAGAGTTCAACTTATTGCAAGTACTGATCATGTAATAGAGGAGTATTTTAAATCTAATGCTATTTCTGACTCAGTAATTGAAAAAAAAAGGGCAAAAATAATTACAGATATTATAATTCCTGAGAAATCAGAAATTCTCTCTGGAGAGATTTTCAAATTTTCAGTTCATTTTGACAATAAGGGATTAGAATATGCTTCATTGGGATATTTAATTAAAAATGATAGAGGAAATGCAGTTATGGCAGCCAATATGCACCAGTATGGTGAAAGCCTCAAAATTGACAACGGTCAAAATAAAATAGAGGTGAGTATTGAAAAATTACCTCTCGCTCCAGGACAATATTCTCTTTCACTATATTTAAGCAATGGAGCTTATGATTTAGATATTATAGAAGATGTTGTTTTGTTTAATGTTTTTTGGAATAATGATGATGTAATAGTACCTAAAAAAAACTGGGGCTCTGCTTTTGCTAAAACAGAATGGATTTATTAA
- a CDS encoding ABC transporter permease has translation MNNTDNKDWLFEITPKNNFFSLNFKEIWQYRDLLFLFVKRDVITVYKQTVLGPLWYLIQPLFTSVTFTIIFNNVAGIKTGTIPPFLFNLAGITVWNYFTSCLTGTSDTFKANAGIFGKVYFPRIITPLSIVISNLVKFGIQFLIFILFYIFYYFQGYNLTFNISILFFPILIPVMGLLGLGLGMLISSMVTKYRDFSHLITFGISLLMYLSAVVYPMALIKDKLPKFGWIVQYNPLAYIIETSRYMLLNKGEISILGLSYTLSVTIVLFFIGLLIFNKTEKSFIDTV, from the coding sequence ATGAATAATACTGATAATAAAGACTGGCTGTTTGAAATAACGCCCAAAAATAATTTTTTCTCTCTGAATTTTAAGGAAATTTGGCAATATAGGGATTTGTTATTTTTATTTGTAAAAAGAGATGTAATTACGGTTTATAAACAAACAGTTTTAGGTCCACTGTGGTATTTGATTCAGCCGCTATTCACATCGGTTACCTTTACTATAATATTTAATAATGTAGCAGGAATCAAGACAGGTACAATACCTCCATTTTTATTTAATTTAGCAGGAATTACAGTCTGGAATTATTTTACTTCATGCCTTACAGGTACGTCAGATACATTTAAAGCAAATGCCGGTATTTTTGGGAAGGTCTATTTCCCCAGAATTATTACACCTCTTTCAATTGTAATTTCTAATTTAGTTAAATTCGGAATTCAATTTCTAATCTTTATATTATTTTATATTTTTTATTACTTTCAGGGATATAATCTAACATTTAATATTTCTATCTTATTCTTTCCAATTCTGATTCCAGTAATGGGGCTTTTAGGATTAGGATTAGGAATGTTAATATCATCTATGGTTACTAAATATCGTGATTTTAGTCATTTGATTACTTTTGGAATATCATTATTAATGTATTTGTCTGCGGTAGTTTATCCAATGGCACTTATAAAAGATAAATTACCTAAATTCGGCTGGATTGTTCAATACAATCCATTGGCTTATATTATAGAAACTTCCCGATATATGCTTTTAAATAAAGGAGAAATTTCAATCTTAGGATTATCTTATACACTATCTGTTACCATAGTACTCTTCTTTATTGGTCTTTTGATTTTTAATAAAACGGAAAAAAGTTTTATTGATACTGTTTAA
- a CDS encoding polysaccharide biosynthesis protein, which yields MYNKFSPRNIKANINNLSYLPRWIIVAIDIMVLLFSFTFTYMLFEGTAIGYIVTSYGFYFVSSLIIVNVFFFWLFRTYSGIIRHSSYIDAIKLLFSQISVLIFFLIINLVFELYSGHKAFLNTALFINLVLSFCGLFLYRVVVKQTFEIYFSEKTDSKLIRTVIYGTDANAISVANALKFETPSRFKIVGFVDKNSQNASKRMLDLPILIQKKKLPALMRSVAAEAVIIADKSLSKDEQLIIVDQCLEFNYRVYTVPLISDWENQKEISQKVKNIQIEDLLERKPIVLDSKSISKQLKDKVILITGAAGSIGSEIVRQVLGFNPKTIIILDHAETPLHNLCLETLALDSQTKIRAVIADVKSKKALEKVFSDFRPQVVFHAAAYKHVPLMEENPSQAILTNVKGTKNLADLSCKYRVKKFVMVSTDKAVNPSNVMGASKRIAEKYVQSLFLKNQKEESECKTKFITTRFGNVLGSNGSVVPLFTKQIAQGGPVTITHQDIIRYFMTIPEACQLVLEAGAMGNGGEIYIFDMGKPVRIIDLAKKMIKLAGFIPDKEIKIKIVGLRPGEKLYEELLNDTSKTLPTYHNKIMIAQEIQDEYENLHVEIEELIDISSFYNNDEIVSKMKKIVPEFKSMNSTFEVLDK from the coding sequence TTGTACAATAAATTTTCTCCAAGAAATATTAAAGCAAACATTAATAATCTTAGTTACCTGCCAAGATGGATTATTGTTGCGATTGATATAATGGTTCTTTTGTTTTCATTTACATTTACTTATATGCTGTTTGAAGGAACAGCAATAGGTTACATAGTAACTTCATATGGTTTTTATTTCGTATCGAGTCTTATTATTGTTAATGTATTTTTTTTCTGGTTATTTAGAACATATTCAGGAATAATTAGGCACTCTTCATATATAGATGCAATAAAGCTGTTATTTTCTCAAATCTCAGTTTTAATTTTCTTTTTGATTATTAATTTAGTTTTTGAATTATATTCTGGACATAAGGCCTTTTTAAATACAGCACTTTTTATAAACTTAGTACTGTCTTTTTGTGGATTATTTTTATATAGAGTAGTTGTAAAACAAACTTTTGAAATTTATTTTTCTGAGAAAACTGATTCAAAATTAATTCGGACAGTTATTTATGGAACAGATGCTAATGCAATTTCTGTAGCAAATGCATTAAAGTTTGAAACTCCTTCAAGATTTAAGATAGTTGGTTTTGTAGATAAAAACAGCCAGAATGCATCTAAAAGAATGTTGGATTTGCCAATATTAATCCAAAAGAAAAAATTACCTGCTTTGATGCGTTCCGTAGCTGCCGAAGCTGTTATTATTGCAGACAAAAGCTTGTCTAAAGATGAACAGTTGATTATCGTTGACCAATGTTTAGAATTCAATTACAGAGTATACACTGTTCCGTTAATTTCTGATTGGGAAAACCAAAAAGAAATTTCTCAAAAAGTTAAGAATATTCAGATTGAAGATCTCTTGGAAAGAAAACCAATTGTATTGGACAGTAAATCAATATCGAAACAATTAAAAGATAAAGTCATACTCATTACAGGTGCAGCAGGTTCTATTGGCAGTGAAATTGTAAGACAGGTTTTAGGATTTAATCCCAAAACTATAATAATTTTAGACCACGCAGAGACTCCTTTACATAATTTATGTTTAGAAACCCTAGCATTAGATTCTCAAACTAAAATAAGAGCTGTTATTGCAGATGTTAAAAGCAAAAAGGCCTTAGAGAAGGTTTTTAGTGATTTCAGGCCACAAGTTGTTTTTCATGCCGCCGCTTATAAACATGTTCCTTTGATGGAAGAAAATCCTTCACAAGCAATCCTCACGAATGTTAAGGGAACAAAAAATTTAGCCGACTTATCTTGTAAGTACAGGGTAAAGAAGTTCGTAATGGTTTCTACTGATAAAGCTGTAAATCCTAGTAATGTTATGGGGGCAAGTAAGCGCATTGCCGAAAAATATGTACAGTCGCTATTTTTGAAAAATCAAAAAGAGGAATCAGAATGTAAAACCAAATTCATTACAACCCGATTTGGAAATGTTTTAGGGTCTAATGGATCAGTAGTTCCATTATTTACTAAACAAATTGCTCAGGGGGGGCCTGTCACAATTACACATCAGGATATTATTCGTTACTTTATGACTATTCCAGAAGCTTGTCAGTTAGTTTTAGAGGCAGGAGCAATGGGAAATGGTGGCGAAATTTATATTTTTGATATGGGAAAACCGGTAAGGATTATTGATTTAGCAAAAAAAATGATTAAGTTAGCCGGCTTTATTCCTGATAAAGAAATTAAAATAAAAATTGTAGGCCTAAGACCAGGTGAAAAATTATATGAAGAATTATTAAATGATACTTCTAAAACTTTACCCACTTATCATAATAAGATCATGATAGCACAGGAAATTCAGGATGAATATGAAAATTTGCATGTTGAAATTGAAGAGCTTATAGATATTTCGAGTTTTTATAACAATGATGAGATAGTAAGTAAAATGAAAAAAATTGTTCCTGAATTTAAAAGTATGAACTCTACTTTTGAGGTTTTGGATAAATAA
- the rfbA gene encoding glucose-1-phosphate thymidylyltransferase RfbA yields the protein MKGIILAGGSGTRLHPLTLAMSKQMMPVYDKPMIYYPLSILMMSGINEILIISTPHDLPNFKKLLGDGSSLGCKFSYAEQAIPNGLAQAFVIGEEFIGNDDVALILGDNIFFGSNMQELLKSNTKPNGGVVFAYHVSDPERYGVVQFDENFTAISIEEKPKAPKSSYAVPGLYFYDNSVVEIAKSIQPSARGEYEITDVNKVYLEKGLLKVGILSRGTAWLDTGTFNSLMQAGQFVQVLEERQGLKVGCIEEIAWRQGFISDEQLEELALPLIKSGYGSYLMEFLRQKIKGNRF from the coding sequence ATGAAAGGAATTATATTAGCTGGCGGTTCAGGAACACGTTTGCACCCTCTGACACTTGCAATGAGTAAGCAAATGATGCCTGTATACGACAAGCCAATGATTTATTATCCATTGTCAATATTGATGATGTCTGGAATAAATGAAATACTGATTATTTCGACTCCCCACGATTTACCTAATTTTAAAAAATTATTGGGAGATGGTTCCAGCTTAGGATGTAAATTCAGTTATGCAGAGCAGGCGATTCCTAATGGTTTGGCTCAGGCTTTTGTGATTGGAGAGGAATTTATTGGTAATGACGATGTAGCACTGATTTTAGGAGATAACATATTTTTCGGTTCTAATATGCAAGAACTTTTGAAATCAAATACTAAACCAAACGGTGGTGTAGTATTTGCTTATCACGTTTCTGATCCTGAGCGTTATGGTGTAGTACAATTTGATGAAAATTTTACAGCTATTTCAATAGAAGAAAAACCTAAAGCGCCAAAATCAAGTTATGCAGTTCCGGGACTATATTTTTACGATAATTCAGTTGTCGAAATTGCTAAAAGTATCCAGCCAAGTGCCAGAGGTGAATACGAAATTACAGATGTAAACAAAGTATATTTAGAAAAAGGATTGTTAAAGGTTGGTATTTTAAGCAGAGGGACAGCTTGGCTTGATACAGGGACGTTTAATAGTTTAATGCAGGCTGGACAATTTGTTCAGGTTTTAGAAGAAAGACAGGGATTAAAAGTAGGCTGCATTGAAGAAATTGCTTGGCGACAAGGGTTTATCTCAGATGAGCAGCTAGAAGAACTTGCTTTACCATTGATTAAATCAGGATATGGTTCTTATTTAATGGAATTTTTAAGGCAGAAAATAAAAGGAAATCGATTTTAA
- the rfbD gene encoding dTDP-4-dehydrorhamnose reductase, producing the protein MGKILVTGAKGQLGSELSELSSDYPQYEWYFANRNQVTLDNLDLLKIQLNEIKPDIILNCGAYTAVDKAELEKDIAFAINHLAVKLIAKYAKDKNVKLMHISTDYVFDGTLSLALNEEAKTNPINIYGESKLAGEISCLEENQDSIIIRTSWVYSKFGNNFVKTMQRLMQERESINVVNDQIGSPTYAADLAKAMMFILESEKWIPGIYNFSNEGEISWYEFALNIKEFGSYNCRLEGIPSASYPTPAARPQFSLLDKNKIKTVYNLHIPDYKESLKKMFD; encoded by the coding sequence ATGGGAAAAATTTTAGTAACCGGGGCAAAAGGGCAATTAGGTTCAGAACTCTCAGAGCTTTCTTCTGATTATCCACAATATGAATGGTATTTTGCAAATAGAAATCAGGTCACTTTAGATAATCTGGATTTATTAAAAATCCAATTGAATGAAATAAAACCTGATATAATTTTAAATTGTGGAGCTTATACAGCTGTTGATAAGGCAGAATTAGAAAAAGATATTGCCTTTGCTATAAATCATTTAGCAGTAAAGTTGATAGCGAAATATGCAAAAGATAAGAATGTGAAATTAATGCATATTTCAACAGACTATGTTTTTGATGGCACTTTGTCCTTGGCACTAAATGAAGAAGCAAAGACAAATCCAATAAATATTTATGGAGAGAGTAAACTTGCTGGAGAAATCTCTTGTTTAGAAGAAAATCAAGATTCGATTATTATTAGAACCTCTTGGGTGTATAGTAAGTTCGGAAATAATTTTGTCAAAACAATGCAGCGTTTGATGCAGGAAAGAGAATCCATTAATGTGGTTAACGATCAAATAGGTTCACCAACTTATGCGGCAGATCTGGCAAAGGCGATGATGTTCATTTTAGAATCTGAAAAATGGATTCCTGGAATCTATAATTTTTCCAATGAAGGTGAAATAAGCTGGTATGAATTTGCGTTGAATATTAAAGAATTTGGAAGTTATAACTGTAGATTAGAAGGAATTCCATCTGCATCTTATCCAACCCCGGCAGCACGTCCGCAATTTTCATTATTAGATAAGAATAAAATAAAAACAGTTTATAATTTACATATACCGGATTATAAAGAAAGTTTAAAGAAAATGTTTGACTAA
- the rfbC gene encoding dTDP-4-dehydrorhamnose 3,5-epimerase — protein MKIEETFIKDLLIAEPTVFGDERGYFFESYSKTKFQNLGINIEFVQDNQSFSKKGTLRGLHYQNPPFAQTKLVRVLEGEIMDVAIDLRKDSPTYGKSFSILLSAENKKQLLIPQGFAHGFSVLSETASVMYKCDQFYNKGSEGGIKFDDPSLNIDWGIDLNDAIVSEKDQVLPYIENCNSLF, from the coding sequence ATGAAAATTGAAGAAACATTTATAAAAGATTTATTAATAGCTGAGCCAACAGTTTTTGGCGATGAGAGAGGGTATTTTTTTGAATCGTATAGTAAGACAAAATTTCAAAATTTAGGAATAAATATTGAATTTGTTCAGGATAACCAGTCTTTTTCTAAAAAAGGTACTTTACGTGGTTTACATTATCAAAACCCGCCTTTTGCACAAACAAAACTGGTTAGGGTTCTGGAAGGTGAAATAATGGATGTAGCGATAGATTTAAGAAAAGATTCTCCAACTTATGGAAAGTCATTTAGTATATTGCTTTCTGCAGAAAACAAAAAGCAATTGCTGATTCCTCAGGGATTTGCTCATGGTTTTTCTGTTCTCAGTGAAACAGCTTCTGTGATGTATAAATGCGATCAGTTTTATAACAAAGGTTCAGAAGGCGGAATCAAATTTGATGATCCATCTTTAAATATTGATTGGGGAATAGATCTAAATGATGCAATTGTCTCTGAAAAAGATCAGGTTTTACCTTATATTGAAAATTGTAACAGTTTATTTTAA